In Brassica rapa cultivar Chiifu-401-42 chromosome A06, CAAS_Brap_v3.01, whole genome shotgun sequence, a single window of DNA contains:
- the LOC103875329 gene encoding serine/threonine protein phosphatase 2A 59 kDa regulatory subunit B' eta isoform, whose product MWKQILSKLPKKSSKNDHHHHHRGREHGAGHSSSSSHASTSKSSDNGHGKSANSHTKNAPSGGRSAGNTNTNNNGGVFIPYEALPSFKDVPNTEKQNLFIKKLNLCRVVFDFTDPTKNIKEKDIKRQTLLELVDYVNSANGKFSEVSIQEVVRMVSANIFRTLNPQPRENKVIDALDLEEEEPSMDLAWPHLQLVYELFLRFVASPDTDTKLAKRYVDQSFVLRLLDLFDSEDPRERDCLKTILHRIYGKFMVHRPFIRKSINNIFYRFVFETEKHNGIAEFLEILGSIINGFALPLKDEHKVFLVRVLIPLHKPKCLQMYHQQLSYCITQFVEKDCKLADTVIRGLLKYWPVTNSSKEVMFLNELEEVLEATQPPEFQRCMVPLFRQIARCLNSLHFQVAERALFLWNNNHIENLIMQSRKVILPIIFPALERNAQKHWNQAVHSLTLNVRKIFSDLDPELFKECLAKFKEDESKEGETKAKREATWRRLEEVGMRKAS is encoded by the exons ATGTGGAAACAGATTCTGAGTAAGCTTCCCAAAAAGTCTTCAAAGAAcgatcatcaccatcatcatcgtGGACGTGAACACGGTGCTGGTCATTCCTCTTCATCCTCTCATGCTTCCACTTCCAAAAGCAGTGACAATGGCCATGGAAAGTCAGCCAACTCTCACACCAAGAACGCTCCTTCAGGCGGGAGATCCGCTGGAAACACCAACACTAACAACAATGGAGGAGTCTTCATTCCTTATGAAGCATTACCGAGTTTCAAAGACGTACCCAACACCGAGAAGCAAAACCTCTTCATAAAGAAGCTGAACTTATGCCGTGTAGTGTTTGATTTCACAGACCCTACAAAGAACATCAAGGAGAAAGATATCAAGAGGCAGACATTGCTTGAGCTTGTGGACTACGTGAACTCCGCTAACGGCAAGTTCAGCGAGGTGAGTATTCAAGAAGTGGTACGCATGGTCTCTGCCAACATATTCAGAACGCTAAACCCTCAGCCACGTGAGAATAAAGTCATAGACGCCTTAGACTTAGAGGAGGAAGAGCCTTCCATGGATCTCGCCTGGCCTCACTTGCAGCTTGTCTACGAGCTTTTCTTGAGGTTTGTTGCTTCACCTGACACTGACACCAAGCTGGCTAAAAGATACGTAGACCAATCCTTCGTCCTGCGGTTACTAGACTTGTTCGACTCAGAGGatcctagagagagagactgtcTCAAAACCATCCTCCACCGGATCTACGGTAAGTTCATGGTGCACCGTCCTTTCATCAGAAAGTCCATAAACAACATCTTCTACCGGTTTGTATTCGAGACAGAGAAACACAACGGGATCGCTGAGTTTCTCGAGATCTTGGGGAGTATCATCAACGGGTTTGCTCTTCCTTTGAAAGACGAGCACAAAGTGTTTCTCGTCCGGGTTCTGATACCTCTCCACAAACCGAAGTGCTTGCAGATGTATCATCAGCAGCTGTCGTATTGTATCACGCAGTTTGTGGAGAAGGATTGCAAACTTGCTGATACGGTTATTAGAGGGTTGCTGAAGTACTGGCCAGTGACGAACAGTTCCAAGGAAGTCATGTTTCTCAATGAGTTGGAGGAAGTGCTTGAAGCAACGCAGCCACCAGAGTTCCAACGGTGTATGGTGCCACTGTTTCGCCAGATTGCTCGATGCTTGAACAGTCTGCATTTTCAG GTTGCAGAGAGAGCTTTATTCTTATGGAACAACAATCACATAGAGAATCTGATAATGCAGAGCCGCAAAGTCATTCTACCAATTATATTCCCTGCGCTGGAGAGAAACGCGCAGAAGCATTGGAACCAAGCTGTTCATAGCTTGACACTAAACGTCCGGAAGATATTTAGCGACCTTGACCCTGAGTTGTTCAAGGAATGCCTTGCTAAGTTCAAAGAAGATGAATCAAAGGAAGGTGAAACCAAAGCGAAACGCGAAGCCACTTGGAGACGTCTGGAAGAAGTTGGGATGCGAAAGGCTTCATGA
- the LOC103875328 gene encoding serine/threonine protein phosphatase 2A 55 kDa regulatory subunit B' delta isoform, giving the protein MFKQILGKLPKKPSSAKFWDNGESQAPDNNNNQEVSSQRASSNGDNLASLSVDVLPRLKDVSISEKQELFLKKLRLCCVVFDFAAEPQRNLKEKEIKRQTLLEVVDYVISSGNGKFPEPVIQEATRMVSANLFSNPHQQHWKNKTPEAGDLEEQEEGSLNPSWPHLQIVYEFLLRIVASPNTDAKISKKYIDHTFVLKLLDLFDSEDPREREYLKTILHRIYGRFMVHRPFIRKTMNNILYDFILETGKHSGIAEFLEVLGSIINGFALPLKEEHKLFLTRVLVPLHKLKCLPNYHQQLSYCVIQFVEKDCKLADTVIKGLLKYWPVTNSSKEIMFLNELEEILEATQLAEFERCMIPLSRQIAQCLSSSHFQVAERALYLWNNDHVSNLVRHNSRIILPIVFPALEKNGSSHWNQAVKNLTENVLKVLSDTNPELFEECLRKFQEDQQNAEDNKKKNGETWRQLEEIVASMAK; this is encoded by the exons ATGTTTAAGCAAATACTTGGGAAGCTTCCTAAGAAACCTTCTTCTGCTAAGTTTTGGGATAATGGTGAGTCCCAAGCTccagacaacaacaacaaccaagaAGTTTCAAGCCAGAGAGCATCATCAAATGGAGACAATCTTGCTTCTCTTTCCGTTGATGTCTTGCCAAGGTTGAAAGATGTTTCCATCTCCGAGAAGCAGGAGCTCTTTCTCAAGAAGCTTAGGTTATGCTGCGTAGTGTTTGACTTCGCCGCCGAGCCTCAAAGAAACCTCAAGGAGAAAGAGATCAAACGGCAAACACTTCTCGAAGTTGTGGACTATGTCATCTCTTCAGGGAACGGCAAGTTCCCTGAACCAGTTATCCAAGAAGCTACAAGGATGGTTTCAGCCAATCTCTTTAGTAATCCTCACCAACAACACTGGAAGAACAAAACTCCAGAAGCAGgagacttggaagagcaagaagaagGATCTCTAAACCCTTCTTGGCCTCACTTGCAGATCGTTTACGAGTTCCTCCTAAGAATCGTTGCATCTCCCAACACAGACGCCAAGATATCCAAGAAATATATTGATCATACATTCGTCCTCAAGCTCTTGGACTTGTTCGACTCCGAAGATCCTAGAGAAAGAGAGTATCTCAAAACTATACTCCACCGTATCTACGGGAGGTTCATGGTCCACCGTCCCTTCATCAGGAAGACCATGAACAACATCTTGTATGATTTCATATTGGAGACAGGGAAACACTCTGGAATCGCCGAGTTTCTCGAAGTGTTGGGATCAATCATCAACGGTTTCGCTTTGCCTCTCAAGGAAGAACACAAGCTCTTCCTCACTAGAGTGTTGGTTCCTCTTCACAAGCTGAAATGCTTGCCTAATTACCACCAGCAGCTTTCTTACTGCGTCATACAGTTCGTTGAGAAAGACTGTAAGCTCGCTGATACTGTTATCAAAGGGCTGTTGAAGTACTGGCCTGTTACTAATAGCTCCAAAGAAATCATGTTCTTGAATGAGTTGGAGGAGATTTTGGAAGCGACTCAGTTAGCAGAGTTTGAACGTTGTATGATTCCTCTCTCTCGCCAAATTGCTCAGTGCTTGAGCAGCTCTCACTTTCAG GTAGCGGAACGGGCACTATACTTGTGGAACAATGATCATGTGAGTAACTTGGTGAGACATAACAGCAGAATCATTTTGCCAATAGTGTTTCCAGCTCTGGAGAAAAACGGTAGTAGTCATTGGAATCAGGCTGTGAAGAACTTGACTGAGAATGTGCTTAAGGTTTTGTCTGATACAAATCCGGAACTGTTTGAAGAGTGTTTGCGCAAGTTTCAAGAAGATCAGCAAAATGCAGAGGATAACAAGAAGAAAAATGGGGAGACGTGGAGACAGCTAGAGGAGATTGTTGCTTCAATGGCGAAGTAA